A genomic region of Thermococcus sp. contains the following coding sequences:
- a CDS encoding YjbQ family protein yields the protein SHLRATLLGASECFPVVDGKLIRGTWQQIFFVELDVRPRHRRVIVQVVGE from the coding sequence ACAGCCATCTCCGAGCTACACTCCTCGGAGCTAGCGAGTGCTTTCCCGTCGTTGATGGAAAGCTCATAAGAGGAACATGGCAGCAGATTTTCTTCGTTGAGCTCGACGTAAGGCCGAGGCACAGGAGGGTCATCGTGCAGGTTGTTGGGGAGTAA
- a CDS encoding ATP-binding protein, translated as MRLGSITYMNPWWEGKEDYHIKRWREQKIHWWPNWLERLSLKPFSLNFILGPRQVGKTTGIKLLIQELLRDNPPESILYLNVEVLPSHRELLELLREFQGLKDKEGIETGYIFLDEVTSLEGWWRGVKPLIDAGLLEKDVVTVTGSSSLRVKRDIELFPGRRGEGKTIEVMPLSFPEYVEIMGLKNPELMREKVLELFNSYLKTGGFPASINGLPMDDLLGAYIGEFVRFGKSLEIAKETFAAVIRSAPSATSFRALAGMTSGYSYKVIQDYIEFFTELYILGIAYLKQGNQVLYKREKKFFFRDPLLARLFSLWSGAELREDALYEWVVQEHLYRRFGEVYYYRNSYEVDAIAGDLKVEVKAGKAHRRYPKGVRVLEKEDVPFFLLELTPQQPAR; from the coding sequence ATGAGGCTGGGCAGCATCACCTACATGAACCCATGGTGGGAGGGGAAAGAGGACTACCACATAAAGCGCTGGAGAGAGCAGAAAATCCATTGGTGGCCGAATTGGTTGGAGAGGCTCTCGCTCAAACCCTTCTCCCTCAACTTCATCCTCGGCCCGAGGCAAGTTGGGAAAACCACCGGGATAAAGCTCCTGATTCAAGAACTCCTGAGAGATAACCCGCCGGAGTCAATCCTCTACCTTAACGTCGAGGTTCTGCCGAGCCACCGCGAGCTTTTAGAACTTCTCCGCGAGTTCCAGGGGCTTAAAGATAAGGAAGGAATTGAAACGGGTTACATCTTCCTCGATGAGGTGACTTCACTTGAAGGTTGGTGGCGCGGGGTTAAACCACTCATAGATGCTGGTCTTTTAGAGAAAGATGTAGTTACAGTTACCGGTTCAAGCTCCCTGAGGGTCAAGAGGGACATTGAGCTCTTCCCGGGCAGAAGGGGAGAGGGTAAAACAATAGAGGTAATGCCCCTCTCATTTCCGGAGTACGTTGAGATAATGGGACTTAAGAATCCAGAACTGATGAGGGAAAAAGTCTTGGAGCTCTTCAATTCATACCTTAAGACAGGCGGGTTCCCGGCATCAATAAACGGCCTCCCAATGGACGACCTCCTCGGGGCTTACATTGGGGAGTTCGTTCGATTCGGGAAGAGCCTTGAGATAGCGAAGGAAACCTTTGCAGCGGTAATAAGGAGCGCTCCCTCGGCGACGAGCTTCAGGGCCTTAGCCGGCATGACCTCTGGCTATTCCTACAAAGTAATTCAGGACTACATAGAGTTCTTCACCGAGCTTTACATCCTTGGAATAGCCTACCTAAAGCAGGGCAACCAGGTGCTCTACAAGCGCGAAAAGAAGTTCTTCTTCCGTGACCCTCTCCTTGCAAGGCTTTTCTCGCTCTGGAGTGGGGCTGAGCTGAGGGAAGATGCGCTGTATGAATGGGTTGTTCAGGAGCACCTATACCGGCGCTTTGGGGAGGTTTACTATTACAGGAACTCCTATGAGGTCGATGCCATCGCTGGAGACCTTAAGGTCGAAGTGAAAGCGGGAAAGGCCCACAGGAGGTATCCAAAGGGGGTAAGGGTTTTGGAGAAGGAGGACGTGCCCTTCTTCCTCCTTGAGCTTACTCCCCAACAACCTGCACGATGA
- a CDS encoding cyclic 2,3-diphosphoglycerate synthase, producing the protein MAEKKKKRVLILGAAGRDFHNFNVFFRDNPEYEVVAFTATQIPDIEGRTYPPELAGELYPNGIPIWSEDDMEKIIKEHDIDIVVFAYSDVSHEHVMHLASRAHSAGADFWLLGPKSTMLKSSKPVVAVTAVRTGCGKSQTSRKVAQLLQEMGYKVVAIRHPMPYGDLRKQVVQRFATFEDLDRYECTIEEREEYEPYIERGMVVYAGVDYEKILREAEKEADIILWDGGNNDFPFYEPDLWIVVTDPHRPGHELKYHPGETNFRSADVIIINKIDTANRDDIQKVRENIEKVNPNATVIEAASPIFVDNPELIKGKRVLVVEDGPTLTHGGMKYGAGYVAAKKFGAKEIIDPRPYAVGSIVETYKKYPHLDVILPAMGYGKKQIKELEETINRADADVVIMGTPVDLRRFMKLNKPAVRVRYELEEIGQPKLKDILENWVKNCEKLKKE; encoded by the coding sequence ATGGCCGAGAAGAAAAAGAAGAGAGTTCTGATTCTTGGAGCGGCCGGAAGGGACTTCCACAACTTCAACGTGTTCTTCAGGGACAATCCAGAATACGAGGTCGTGGCCTTCACCGCAACCCAGATTCCGGACATTGAGGGAAGAACTTACCCACCCGAGCTTGCCGGCGAGCTTTACCCGAACGGAATTCCCATCTGGAGCGAGGATGACATGGAGAAGATAATCAAGGAGCACGACATTGACATAGTTGTCTTCGCCTACTCCGATGTCTCCCACGAGCACGTTATGCACCTCGCGAGCAGGGCTCACTCGGCTGGAGCGGACTTCTGGCTCCTCGGCCCGAAGAGCACCATGCTCAAGTCCAGCAAGCCGGTTGTGGCTGTTACAGCCGTCAGAACCGGCTGTGGAAAGAGCCAGACGAGTAGAAAGGTCGCCCAGCTCCTCCAGGAGATGGGCTACAAGGTAGTTGCCATAAGGCACCCGATGCCCTACGGCGACCTTAGAAAGCAGGTCGTTCAGAGGTTTGCCACCTTCGAGGACCTCGACAGGTACGAGTGCACCATCGAGGAGAGAGAGGAGTACGAGCCATACATCGAGAGGGGAATGGTGGTTTATGCCGGCGTTGACTACGAGAAGATTCTCCGCGAGGCGGAAAAGGAGGCCGACATCATCCTCTGGGACGGCGGGAACAACGACTTCCCGTTCTACGAGCCGGACCTCTGGATAGTGGTTACAGACCCGCACAGGCCGGGTCACGAACTCAAGTACCACCCCGGTGAGACCAACTTCAGGAGCGCTGACGTCATAATCATCAACAAGATTGACACAGCCAATAGGGACGACATCCAGAAGGTTAGAGAGAACATTGAGAAGGTCAACCCGAATGCAACGGTTATCGAGGCGGCTTCGCCGATATTCGTCGACAACCCCGAGCTCATAAAGGGCAAGCGTGTTCTCGTCGTTGAGGACGGGCCGACGCTTACCCACGGTGGCATGAAGTACGGAGCCGGTTATGTTGCGGCCAAGAAGTTCGGGGCGAAGGAAATCATAGACCCGAGGCCCTACGCCGTCGGCTCCATCGTGGAAACCTACAAGAAGTACCCGCACCTTGACGTCATCCTTCCCGCTATGGGATACGGCAAGAAGCAGATTAAGGAGCTTGAGGAGACCATCAACAGGGCCGATGCAGATGTGGTCATCATGGGTACTCCCGTTGACCTCCGCAGGTTCATGAAGCTCAACAAGCCGGCAGTAAGGGTCCGCTACGAGCTCGAGGAAATCGGCCAGCCCAAGCTCAAAGATATCCTCGAGAACTGGGTCAAGAACTGCGAGAAGCTTAAGAAGGAGTGA
- a CDS encoding alanyl-tRNA editing protein, whose amino-acid sequence MSDVEVRTHTALHVVKGAVVKVLGDNAKWTASVYVNGNHGRLTVKFNRKPSPEEIAEIELLANEKVKENVPVKVYELPREEAERRFGEDIYDLFPVPEDVRTLKVVVIEDWNVNACNKEHTRTTGEIGEIRIKKVRFRRSKELLEISFDVVD is encoded by the coding sequence ATGAGTGACGTTGAGGTTAGAACGCACACGGCCCTCCACGTCGTCAAGGGGGCCGTCGTTAAAGTCCTCGGCGATAACGCCAAGTGGACGGCCAGCGTTTACGTGAACGGGAACCACGGCAGGCTGACCGTTAAGTTCAACAGAAAACCCTCGCCGGAGGAGATAGCGGAGATAGAGTTGTTAGCTAACGAGAAAGTAAAGGAAAACGTCCCCGTAAAAGTCTACGAGTTGCCGAGAGAAGAGGCAGAGAGGCGCTTTGGCGAGGATATATACGACCTCTTTCCGGTTCCTGAGGATGTAAGGACGCTTAAAGTTGTGGTCATCGAGGACTGGAACGTCAACGCCTGCAATAAAGAGCACACAAGGACAACAGGAGAAATCGGGGAGATAAGAATCAAAAAGGTCCGTTTCAGGAGGAGCAAGGAGCTTTTGGAGATTAGCTTTGACGTTGTGGACTGA
- a CDS encoding extradiol dioxygenase, which yields MLVGMGLMPHGNPVLMPEDEETKRLAEVLKDIGKAFANVDSYVLISPHNVRMSDHLGVVMAENLISWLGFEGVELPGEWKTERELAEEIYRAEKSAGIPIVDLNFASLRGEYSRWPLSWGELIPLHFLEKKPLVLMTPSRGVDRGTLVKAGEILGKVLEESEKKIALIISADHGHGHSEDGPYGKVKESEEYDRLIMELINENRLEELPNVPEELVRNALVDSYWQMLIMLGAMRVAEFELKESAYACPTYFGMAGALWMRK from the coding sequence ATGCTGGTCGGAATGGGCCTTATGCCCCATGGAAACCCTGTTCTGATGCCCGAAGATGAGGAAACTAAGAGGTTAGCGGAGGTTTTGAAGGACATCGGAAAGGCCTTCGCAAACGTTGACTCCTACGTCCTGATAAGTCCGCACAACGTCAGGATGAGCGACCACCTCGGCGTTGTTATGGCGGAGAATCTGATTTCGTGGCTCGGCTTTGAGGGAGTTGAACTTCCGGGAGAGTGGAAAACCGAGAGAGAGCTTGCGGAAGAAATTTACCGGGCTGAGAAGAGCGCGGGGATTCCAATAGTAGATTTAAACTTTGCCTCGCTCCGCGGAGAATACTCGCGGTGGCCGTTGAGCTGGGGAGAACTTATACCGCTCCATTTTCTCGAGAAAAAACCTCTTGTACTGATGACACCCTCGAGGGGCGTTGACAGGGGAACCCTCGTGAAGGCCGGCGAAATCCTTGGAAAAGTGCTGGAGGAAAGCGAGAAGAAAATTGCGCTGATAATAAGCGCCGACCACGGGCACGGGCACAGCGAGGACGGCCCTTACGGCAAGGTTAAGGAGAGCGAGGAGTACGACAGGCTGATAATGGAGCTGATAAACGAAAACCGCCTCGAAGAGCTTCCCAACGTTCCTGAAGAGCTGGTGAGAAATGCTTTAGTTGACAGCTACTGGCAGATGCTCATAATGCTAGGTGCCATGAGGGTTGCCGAATTCGAGCTTAAGGAGAGTGCCTACGCCTGTCCGACCTACTTTGGCATGGCCGGGGCGTTGTGGATGAGGAAGTAA
- the thrC gene encoding threonine synthase, giving the protein MRLRCPICGREYDRPVQRCECNEPVEFETFMGEPYIGKTVWERFYDFWPVEPALEFSLGEGDTPLVKSRLGKELGVRLYLKNETVNPTWSFKDRGTFLAMSHALKAGYKTVGTVSTGNMAASVLAYASRFGLDAKILVSENASDEKLKAVSIYGGDVIRVKGDYGRLYFESLKLGERLGIYFINSDNPFRVEGYKGIAFEIAEEITPDYVLIPTSSGGLFRGVAKGFIELKKSGLIEELPALVAVQADGCSPICRAFDEGKTKIERFERPKTIAKAIANPYPPSGNAVLKLLREFGWLCVAVSDNEIIEAQKELSREGLFVQPASATGIAALRKLVENGRIEERAKVVSILTGSGLRTLSQAKGGEIRECELESLENCLR; this is encoded by the coding sequence TTGAGGCTTAGATGTCCAATCTGTGGAAGGGAATACGATAGGCCCGTGCAGAGGTGCGAATGCAACGAACCCGTCGAGTTCGAAACCTTCATGGGAGAGCCCTACATAGGCAAAACCGTCTGGGAGAGGTTTTACGATTTCTGGCCCGTTGAGCCTGCCCTTGAGTTCTCGCTCGGCGAAGGAGATACTCCACTGGTCAAATCCAGACTCGGAAAGGAGCTTGGCGTTAGACTCTACCTCAAGAACGAGACTGTAAACCCCACTTGGAGCTTTAAGGACAGGGGAACGTTTTTGGCTATGAGCCACGCCCTAAAGGCCGGTTATAAAACCGTTGGAACTGTATCAACGGGCAACATGGCGGCGAGCGTTTTAGCCTACGCCTCCCGCTTCGGCCTCGATGCCAAAATCCTTGTCTCAGAAAACGCGAGCGATGAGAAGCTCAAAGCTGTCTCTATCTATGGCGGGGACGTGATAAGGGTCAAAGGCGACTACGGAAGGCTTTACTTCGAGAGCCTGAAGCTGGGAGAAAGGCTAGGAATCTATTTCATCAACTCCGACAACCCCTTCCGCGTTGAGGGCTACAAGGGCATAGCCTTCGAGATAGCTGAAGAGATAACGCCAGACTACGTTCTAATCCCAACAAGCTCCGGCGGTCTATTCAGGGGCGTAGCGAAGGGCTTCATTGAGCTGAAGAAGAGTGGGCTGATTGAGGAACTCCCGGCGCTCGTTGCCGTACAGGCCGACGGCTGCTCGCCGATATGCAGAGCTTTTGATGAAGGGAAAACAAAAATCGAGCGCTTTGAAAGGCCAAAAACGATAGCAAAGGCCATAGCAAATCCCTATCCACCGAGCGGGAACGCGGTTCTGAAGCTCCTAAGGGAGTTCGGCTGGCTCTGTGTTGCGGTGAGTGATAACGAAATCATTGAGGCCCAGAAGGAACTCTCCAGAGAGGGCCTCTTCGTCCAGCCGGCGAGTGCCACCGGGATTGCCGCTTTGAGAAAGCTCGTCGAAAACGGAAGGATTGAGGAGAGAGCGAAGGTCGTTTCGATTCTCACGGGTTCTGGATTGAGGACCCTCTCCCAAGCCAAAGGTGGGGAGATAAGGGAGTGCGAACTCGAAAGCCTCGAAAACTGCCTGAGGTGA
- a CDS encoding DUF4157 domain-containing protein: protein MGKKFVSVLLVATLVVSLYSAVNLAYSANSILKQVNEIIEQVQEIRGLTFKEKPKIVVITRAEAIRLFGPSSQNGEELKIQELTYKMTLLIPGNYSFIQTKRKESAGWIALTVGNTIYIVEENFESNPAMAKRALAHELTHVLQKQWFNARYGASTFDGTLAVRALVEGDADLVADIYCERNGIPIYKIRSLSGNPITDIGIFPYVFGDSFVRYLYEKGGWNLVNEAYRHYPVSTAQIMHPNLYIENVTPVNVSLKLNGNWSVLRDDRMGAFYVYLLLREGAKLNNETAWNVSSSWLGDRLILAVNGTDYVLLWKVEFSNNASAKLFAETLKRMAEENNYAHFTITLSGGTVLLKAVRGVRVEA from the coding sequence ATGGGAAAGAAATTCGTCTCAGTTCTTCTCGTTGCAACCCTCGTTGTTTCGCTGTACTCGGCGGTTAACCTAGCGTACTCAGCGAATTCCATCCTCAAGCAGGTAAACGAGATTATAGAACAGGTTCAGGAGATAAGGGGTCTCACCTTCAAGGAGAAGCCGAAGATAGTCGTCATAACCCGGGCTGAGGCAATAAGGCTCTTCGGCCCCTCGAGCCAGAACGGGGAGGAGCTGAAGATTCAGGAGTTAACGTACAAGATGACACTCCTAATTCCCGGAAACTACTCCTTTATCCAGACCAAGAGGAAAGAGAGTGCAGGCTGGATAGCCCTAACTGTGGGGAACACGATTTACATAGTAGAGGAGAACTTTGAGAGCAATCCCGCCATGGCAAAGAGGGCTCTGGCTCACGAGCTTACGCACGTCCTCCAGAAACAGTGGTTCAACGCGCGCTATGGGGCAAGCACCTTTGACGGAACGCTCGCGGTCAGGGCTTTGGTGGAAGGGGACGCCGACCTTGTGGCGGACATCTACTGCGAGCGGAACGGGATTCCCATATACAAGATACGCTCCCTCAGCGGTAACCCAATAACGGACATAGGGATTTTTCCCTACGTCTTTGGAGACTCCTTTGTGAGATACCTCTACGAGAAGGGGGGCTGGAATCTTGTGAACGAGGCCTACAGACACTACCCCGTTTCAACCGCCCAGATAATGCACCCTAACCTCTACATTGAGAACGTGACGCCGGTGAACGTCTCCCTAAAACTCAATGGAAACTGGAGCGTCCTTAGAGACGACAGGATGGGTGCTTTCTACGTCTATCTTCTCCTGCGCGAGGGTGCGAAGTTGAACAACGAAACCGCGTGGAACGTGTCGAGCTCATGGCTTGGAGACAGGCTGATTTTAGCCGTCAACGGAACCGACTATGTTCTCCTCTGGAAGGTAGAGTTCTCAAACAACGCTTCCGCAAAGCTCTTCGCTGAAACCCTAAAGAGGATGGCCGAGGAGAACAATTACGCGCACTTCACGATAACGCTCAGCGGGGGGACCGTTCTCCTGAAAGCCGTAAGGGGGGTTAGGGTTGAGGCTTAG
- the psmB gene encoding archaeal proteasome endopeptidase complex subunit beta, which translates to MEKKTGTTTVGIKAKDGVVLAADTQASLDHMVETLNIRKIIPITDKIAITTAGSVGDVQALARMLEAEARYYQFTWGRPMTAKAMAHLLSNILNENKWFPYMVQIIIGGYVDEPTLANLDPLGGLIFDDYTATGSGSPFAIAVLEDGFRKDMSVEEAKELAVRAVRTAGKRDVYTGSKKVQVVVITKDGMNEEFVEF; encoded by the coding sequence ATGGAGAAGAAGACCGGAACGACAACGGTTGGTATAAAGGCAAAGGACGGCGTTGTTCTAGCTGCAGATACTCAGGCTTCCCTTGACCACATGGTTGAAACGCTCAACATCAGGAAGATAATTCCAATAACGGACAAGATAGCGATAACGACAGCCGGAAGCGTGGGCGATGTTCAGGCACTTGCGAGAATGCTCGAGGCGGAGGCTCGCTATTACCAGTTCACGTGGGGAAGGCCGATGACGGCTAAGGCCATGGCTCATCTGCTCAGCAACATACTCAACGAGAACAAGTGGTTCCCCTACATGGTTCAGATTATCATAGGTGGCTACGTTGATGAACCGACTTTAGCCAACCTCGACCCCCTCGGGGGGTTAATCTTCGACGATTATACCGCCACAGGTTCGGGAAGCCCCTTCGCCATAGCCGTCCTTGAGGATGGTTTCAGGAAGGACATGAGCGTCGAGGAGGCAAAGGAGCTCGCAGTTAGAGCCGTTAGAACCGCTGGAAAGCGCGACGTTTACACTGGAAGCAAAAAGGTTCAGGTAGTTGTTATAACCAAGGACGGCATGAATGAGGAGTTCGTGGAGTTTTAG